The Lipingzhangella halophila genomic interval GAGGCCGGGCCGGATCCGGCCCCGGAGAACCAGGCCGAGGCACCGCAAACCATGCCGCACAATGACAAAAGTCCATCCGGCGAGAGGGCACACGACACCGACGCCGAATCCAGCGAGCTCTCCGCCGACGCCGATGCCACCGCCGGCGCCGACGGCACGGAGTCCGGCGCGACCGGCGAGGTCGGCGAGGACGAGAACCGGGACCAGTAACGGGTCCCGGACCCTGATCGCGATCGAGAGGGAGCCGAATACCTGTGGCGACCGAGACCACGAACGGCACTGACGAGACCTCCCGCTCCGCTGGCGCGGCCGGCTCCGGAGACACCGACGACCCCGGCGACCAAGAGACCAGCGTGGACTCCGGTGACGGGTCGGGGGCGTCCGGCGGGATGATGCGCTCCAGCATGGTCATGGCCGCCGGCACGATGGTGTCGCGGGTGACCGGCTTCATCAAGGTGGTCGTGCTCGCGGCGGCGCTCGGCACGCACCTCCTCGGCGACGCCTACAACACCGCCCAGACCATCCCGTTCATCATCAACGACCTGCTCATCGGCGGGCTGATGGTGAGCGTGATCATCCCGTTCCTGGTCAAGCGCCGCAAGCGGGACTCCGACGGTGGCGTGAAGACCGAGAACCGGCTGTTCACCGCCGCGGTCGTGCTGCTCCTGGGGATCACCCTGGTGGCGATCCTGTCCTCGCAGTTGCTGATCAACCTCTACGCCAGCAGGTTCACCGAGGTCCAGTCCGAGGTCTCGGTCTACCTGGCACGCTTCCTGCTCGCCCAGATCTTCTTCATCGGGCTGAGCGGCCTGATCAGCGCCATGCTGAACACCCGCGACAAGTTCGGTGCGCCGGTGTGGGCCCCAGTGCTGAACAACCTGGTGATCATCACGGTCGGCGGGCTGTTCCTGGCGGTGGCCGGGCCGGGGCACACTCCCGAGACGGTGTCCCAGGGCGACCTCACGCTGCTCGGTCTCGGGACGTCGATGGGGATGGTGCTGCAGGCCGCCGTTCTCATGGTGTCGCTGTGGCGTACCGGATTCCGCTGGCGCCCCCGCCTGGACCTGCGCGGCTCCGGGCTGGGTGAGGCGCTGCGTACCGCCGGCTGGATGCTCGTCTACACGATGATGACCCAGCTCGGCCTGCTGATCACCACGAACCTGGCCAACGCCGCCAACGTCGCGAGCCTTGAGGCGGGCAACAACGTGGGCGCGGGGATCACCGCCTACAA includes:
- the murJ gene encoding murein biosynthesis integral membrane protein MurJ yields the protein MATETTNGTDETSRSAGAAGSGDTDDPGDQETSVDSGDGSGASGGMMRSSMVMAAGTMVSRVTGFIKVVVLAAALGTHLLGDAYNTAQTIPFIINDLLIGGLMVSVIIPFLVKRRKRDSDGGVKTENRLFTAAVVLLLGITLVAILSSQLLINLYASRFTEVQSEVSVYLARFLLAQIFFIGLSGLISAMLNTRDKFGAPVWAPVLNNLVIITVGGLFLAVAGPGHTPETVSQGDLTLLGLGTSMGMVLQAAVLMVSLWRTGFRWRPRLDLRGSGLGEALRTAGWMLVYTMMTQLGLLITTNLANAANVASLEAGNNVGAGITAYNYAYQLFQLPYAIIAVSLITVLLPQMSGHAADERWDEVRAGFSRTLRVSALILVPVALAMALYATQVSVLVFARGSTSAADAQNVGTVLAVMSLGLLPFTIFQLMLRVFFAMGDTRTPALISMANVGVHGLLALTAYLVLPPNQAVVGVAGGFMLSFVSGLTIAGVILSRRLGGLDGRRVIATLLRLHLAAAPSVAAGLGVLWLFETWYGEGLVTNIGAPAAGCVVGALLFLLFARLLRIQELHAALDLVRSRLRR